In Xiphias gladius isolate SHS-SW01 ecotype Sanya breed wild chromosome 6, ASM1685928v1, whole genome shotgun sequence, a single genomic region encodes these proteins:
- the midn gene encoding midnolin: MPKLGEPTGTQQTSARSFTVFATIIGYRMDQHPSARSCTSRGASSCEAVPTEPSMNLYIHSTTGTRFELSLPLEETVEGLKRRLSQRLKVPKERLALLHKETRLSSGKLQDLGISDGSKLTLVPTVEAGLMSQASRPEQSVMQALESLTETQVSDFLSGRSPLTLALRVGDHMMFVQLQLAAQQSGGPQLQHRHLITRGNAETAMGQPTGQPRVPQPHPLSHHHPHHPHSHPSPHLSQPHPVPSSPSSPGSPSFPLPSTHHQPLPPMYHQSPSSAHCAPPTPPPPPHSPRPSHIPGSLFRSPAHQHHHHHHYHQPSSGQPSQHIGQASPVAPVLCPEANCSTNSPNSGTSPSPRSRKPGAIIESFVNHAPGVFSGTFSGTLHPNCQDSNGRPRRDIGTILQILNDLLSATRHYQGMPPSLTQLRYQTQCGSPTSPSPSPPPSPPVAGMTGLSAKATSVPAGSPSSPPPSLHPLVQCQSQIRMCKPPGDRMRQTENRATRCKVERLQLLMQQKRLRRKARRDQRGPYQWLPNRKAGRSNSNSSMSSEGSLDLDFDDSVWKPDVKADLKSEFVMA, translated from the exons ATGCCAAAGCTGGGGGAACCGACTGGAACACAACAAACTTCAGCGCGAAGCTTCACAGTGTTCGCCACAATAATTG GTTATCGGATGGACCAGCATCCCAGTGCCCGGAGCTGCACCAGTCGCGGGGCTTCGTCCTGCGAGGCCGTCCCGACTGAGCCCTCCATGAATCTGTACATCCACTCCACCACCGGCACACGCTTCGAGCTCTCCCTGCCCCTGGAGGAGACCGTGGAGGGACTGAAGAGGAGGCTGTCGCAAAGACTCAAAGTACCAAAAGAGAGACTCGCTCTGCTGCACAAAGAAAC GCGACTAAGTTCAGGCAAACTCCAGGATCTAGGCATCTCTGATGGGAGCAAGTTAACACTTGTACCAACAGTTGAAGCAGGATTAATG TCTCAAGCATCAAGACCAGAACAGTCAGTAATGCAAGCCTTGGAGAGCTTAACAGAAACTCAG GTCAGTGACTTCCTGTCTGGCCGCTCCCCCCTCACCCTGGCACTGCGTGTAGGTGATCACATGATGTTCGTCCAGCTCCAGTTGGCGGCACAGCAGTCCGGTGGTCCCCAGCTCCAGCATAGACACCTCATCACCCGGGGCAACGCAGAGACCGCAATGGGACAGCCCACAGGGCAGCCCCGTGTTCCCCAGCCTCACCCGCtctcccaccaccacccccatcATCCACACAGCCACCCCAGCCCCCACTTGTCCCAGCCTCACCCGgtcccttcctccccctcttccccGGGCTCCCCTTCCTTCCCCCTGCCCTCCACGCACCACCAGCCGCTCCCTCCAATGTACCACCAGTCGCCCTCCTCCGCTCATTGTGCCCCCCCtactcctcctccaccaccccaCTCCCCTCGCCCATCCCACATCCCTGGAAGTCTTTTCCGCTCTCCAGCTCATcaacatcatcaccatcaccactaCCACCAGCCTTCCTCAGGCCAACCCAGCCAACACATTGGCCAGGCCAGCCCTGTAGCCCCAGTCCTCTGCCCTGAG GCTAACTGCAGCACCAACAGCCCTAACAGTGGCACCAGTCCCTCGCCACGCTCCCGTAAGCCTGGCGCCATCATTGAGAGCTTCGTCAACCATGCTCCCGGAGTCTTCTCAGGGACCTTTTCAG GCACTTTGCACCCTAACTGCCAGGACAGCAATGGGCGTCCCAGACGAGATATTGGTACCATCCTGCAGATCCTCAATGACCTCCTGAGCGCCACACGCCACTACCAGGGCATGCCCCCCTCCCTCACCCAGCTTCGCTACCAGACCCAGTGTGGTTCGCCCACTTCCCCATCCCCCTCCCCGCCTCCTTCGCCCCCAGTTGCTGGCATGACGGGCCTCTCTGCCAAAGCTACCTCTGTGCCTGCCGGCAGCCCTAGCAGCCCTCCACCGAGTCTTCATCCGCTGGTGCAGTGCCAGAGTCAGATCCGCATGTGCAAACCCCCTG GTGACCGTATGCGTCAGACCGAGAACCGTGCAACTCGCTGTAAGGTGGAACGCCTGCAGCTATTGATGCAGCAGAAGCGTCTGCGCAGGAAGGCGAGGAGGGACCAGCGCGGTCCTTACCAGTGGCTGCCCAACCGCAAGGCCGGacgcagcaacagcaacagcagcatgtCCAGCGAGGGCTCCTTGGACCTGGACTTTGACGATTCAGTGTGGAAACCCGACGTCAAGGCCGACTTGAAGTCTGAGTTTGTCATGGCCTGA